In Streptomyces sp. SID8374, one genomic interval encodes:
- a CDS encoding M6 family metalloprotease domain-containing protein, translating into MQQPRHRIRSHRRPLALAGATALVIAAMATASTTLPGAGRATAGPAATAEDSAVAPCRIAAAMGVQMSLGMPTPPGYARSTGEVRALNLMIDFPDAEATEPAADRFAEFFPQTSDWFTTSSYGRLDYRPEAPVKEWLRMPMPFAEYGIERGSPFEPGYRQLVKDLVAAADPLVDFSAYDLVNVLVTPNAGPSALDTVLSVTFSGNDDAPTADGVPLSNTSFVYSRQDDGSGSYAQTGYRVLPHENGHVFGLPDLYTMEGGGSVGHWDIMSEDWGANNDFLGWHKWKLGWLDNEQISCASQPGVSEHTLGPLATEGGTKLAFVPLSAQSGYAVEVRTAAGNDEAVCRPGVLIYKVSSDVDTGQGPVSVADATQDSGGCTRRPNVHAELSDAPFRPGQTFTDRANGVRIAVLDEDGDGNYRVRITRP; encoded by the coding sequence ATGCAGCAGCCCCGCCACCGGATACGCAGTCACCGCCGCCCCCTCGCCCTGGCCGGGGCGACCGCCCTGGTCATAGCCGCGATGGCGACGGCGAGCACCACGCTCCCGGGGGCCGGACGGGCCACGGCGGGCCCGGCGGCCACCGCCGAGGACTCCGCGGTCGCCCCCTGCCGGATCGCCGCGGCCATGGGCGTCCAGATGTCGCTGGGCATGCCCACCCCGCCCGGCTACGCCCGCTCCACCGGCGAGGTCAGGGCGCTCAACCTGATGATCGACTTCCCGGACGCGGAGGCCACGGAACCGGCGGCGGACCGGTTCGCGGAGTTCTTCCCGCAGACCTCCGACTGGTTCACGACCAGCTCCTACGGCCGCCTCGACTACCGCCCCGAGGCCCCCGTCAAGGAGTGGCTGCGGATGCCGATGCCGTTCGCGGAGTACGGGATAGAGCGCGGCTCACCGTTCGAACCGGGCTACCGCCAGCTGGTCAAGGACCTCGTCGCGGCCGCCGACCCGCTGGTGGACTTCTCGGCGTACGACCTGGTCAATGTCCTCGTCACCCCGAACGCGGGCCCCTCCGCGCTGGACACCGTGCTCTCGGTGACCTTCTCCGGCAACGACGACGCCCCGACCGCGGACGGCGTACCGCTCTCGAACACGTCGTTCGTCTACAGCCGCCAGGACGACGGCTCGGGGTCGTACGCACAGACGGGCTACCGCGTCCTGCCGCACGAGAACGGCCATGTCTTCGGCCTGCCCGACCTCTACACGATGGAGGGCGGCGGCTCGGTGGGGCACTGGGACATCATGTCCGAGGACTGGGGCGCCAACAACGACTTCCTGGGCTGGCACAAGTGGAAGCTCGGCTGGCTGGACAACGAGCAGATCAGCTGCGCCTCGCAGCCCGGCGTCAGCGAACACACGCTCGGCCCGCTGGCCACCGAGGGCGGCACCAAGCTCGCCTTCGTCCCGCTGAGCGCCCAGTCCGGCTACGCGGTGGAGGTCCGTACGGCGGCCGGGAACGACGAGGCGGTCTGCCGCCCCGGGGTGCTGATCTACAAGGTCAGCTCCGACGTGGACACCGGCCAGGGCCCGGTCTCGGTCGCCGACGCCACCCAGGACAGCGGCGGCTGCACCCGGCGCCCCAACGTCCACGCGGAGCTGTCGGACGCACCGTTCCGCCCGGGCCAGACGTTCACGGACCGGGCCAACGGCGTACGGATAGCGGTGCTGGACGAGGACGGGGACGGCAACTACCGGGTACGGATCACCCGGCCGTGA
- a CDS encoding LuxR family transcriptional regulator gives MLEALGLEPDVEAVYRLLLAQPEWSVQQIAQQLDVESGRVRAALDVLAELHLLQRDTEGKQLLPVSPDVGLGILVNRHDLELRSRLRGLESARASVAAIVDEYGGKRHAPEIVQQLHGVETVRRRLEQLAETARKECLSFFPGGAQRPDTMESSKPLDQMALERGVRLRTLYQDSIRNDPDTYEYVRWLSTLGAETRTVPTLPMLMVLVDHEVALVPIDPEDGRQGALEIRSRGVVEVLYVLFTRFWDSGMPWHEQDGPDNVGLSRRERELMYLLASGHTDEAIAKKLGVSLRTVRRTVSGLMARLEARSRFEAGVLAARAGWLS, from the coding sequence TTGCTCGAAGCGCTGGGTCTGGAACCGGATGTCGAAGCCGTCTACCGCCTGCTCCTTGCACAGCCCGAGTGGAGTGTCCAGCAGATCGCCCAGCAGCTCGACGTGGAGTCGGGCCGGGTCCGCGCAGCCCTCGACGTCCTGGCCGAACTCCACCTCCTGCAACGGGACACCGAGGGCAAGCAGCTCCTTCCCGTCAGCCCGGACGTGGGTCTCGGCATCCTGGTGAACCGGCACGACCTCGAACTCCGCTCCCGCCTGCGCGGGCTGGAGTCCGCCCGCGCCTCGGTGGCCGCGATCGTCGACGAGTACGGCGGCAAGAGACACGCGCCGGAGATCGTCCAGCAGCTGCACGGCGTGGAGACGGTCCGCCGCCGCCTCGAACAGCTCGCGGAGACGGCCCGTAAGGAATGCCTCTCGTTCTTTCCCGGTGGCGCCCAGCGCCCCGACACCATGGAGTCGAGTAAGCCCCTCGACCAGATGGCCCTGGAGCGCGGCGTCCGGCTCCGCACGCTCTACCAGGACAGCATCCGCAACGACCCGGACACCTACGAGTACGTGCGCTGGCTCTCCACCCTGGGCGCCGAGACCCGCACGGTTCCGACGCTCCCCATGCTGATGGTCCTCGTCGACCATGAGGTCGCCCTGGTCCCCATCGACCCGGAGGACGGCCGGCAGGGCGCCCTGGAGATCCGCAGCCGGGGCGTGGTGGAGGTGCTGTACGTCCTGTTCACCCGGTTCTGGGACTCGGGCATGCCCTGGCACGAACAGGACGGTCCGGACAACGTCGGCCTCTCCCGCCGGGAGCGCGAGCTGATGTACCTCCTGGCCAGCGGTCACACGGACGAGGCCATCGCCAAGAAGCTCGGGGTCTCCCTGCGCACGGTGCGCCGGACCGTCTCCGGCCTGATGGCCCGCCTGGAGGCCCGCAGCCGGTTCGAGGCGGGGGTCCTGGCCGCCCGCGCGGGCTGGCTCTCCTGA
- a CDS encoding 4'-phosphopantetheinyl transferase superfamily protein, translated as MAAPAPPTPAAPRPLRAPAARPVPYGPLPAGLGPPRAGEPQLWVADADGRWAGAGGVWTEAEGAALLGREESLRAGRFGSARDRHRYVVAHVLLRRLAGAHLGVAPADVVISREPCGMCGEPGGRPVLPGSGLHFSLSHSASTVLLAFARAPVGVDVEGTPAPGTADELAASLHPRERAELAALPAAGRDEAFLRCWTRKEAHLKGEGAGLAHGLAGHYVGTGPAPASPPGWRLWDIVVGTGQRAALALAVAGDGPDGGPGVGSRPDAALGSCN; from the coding sequence ATGGCGGCTCCCGCCCCACCCACCCCGGCCGCCCCGCGCCCGCTCCGGGCTCCCGCCGCGCGCCCGGTCCCGTACGGACCGCTGCCCGCCGGGCTCGGACCGCCGCGGGCCGGTGAGCCGCAGCTCTGGGTGGCCGACGCGGACGGCCGGTGGGCGGGCGCGGGCGGTGTGTGGACGGAGGCGGAGGGGGCCGCCCTGCTCGGCCGCGAGGAGAGCCTGCGCGCCGGGCGGTTCGGCTCGGCCCGCGACCGGCACCGGTACGTCGTCGCCCACGTCCTGCTGCGCAGACTGGCCGGTGCCCACCTCGGGGTGGCCCCCGCCGATGTGGTCATCTCCCGTGAGCCCTGCGGGATGTGCGGCGAGCCGGGCGGGCGGCCCGTCCTGCCCGGCTCGGGCCTGCACTTCTCCCTGTCGCACAGCGCGAGCACGGTGCTGCTCGCCTTCGCCCGGGCCCCGGTGGGCGTGGACGTCGAGGGCACCCCGGCCCCGGGCACCGCCGACGAGCTGGCGGCCTCGCTCCACCCCCGGGAACGCGCGGAGCTGGCCGCCCTGCCGGCGGCCGGGCGCGACGAGGCCTTCCTGCGCTGCTGGACGCGTAAGGAGGCCCACCTCAAGGGCGAGGGCGCGGGCCTGGCGCACGGCCTGGCCGGGCACTACGTGGGCACCGGACCCGCACCGGCCTCTCCGCCGGGCTGGCGGCTTTGGGACATCGTTGTCGGTACGGGACAGCGCGCGGCTCTCGCGCTCGCCGTGGCCGGGGACGGACCGGACGGCGGGCCGGGGGTCGGGTCTCGGCCGGATGCGGCGCTCGGTTCATGCAACTGA
- a CDS encoding nitroreductase — translation MTAVLTRRSEQVLTGPAPCDEEFTYLLQGASSAPDHGRLRPWRWVLLRGADSDLLGDCLAEESGADAAQAEQLRAKLRRAPLVAALVFSPRGERIPEWEQIAAASCMSYSLMLLLHARGYGSIWRTGRLVRSEAAAELLGLGAGEKLLGSLDIGTALPSTVRNRRPPEEVSTRVTRFSDLHTPRVAATAGSRSAA, via the coding sequence ATGACGGCAGTTCTCACCCGGCGCAGCGAGCAGGTCCTCACCGGGCCCGCCCCCTGCGACGAGGAGTTCACCTATCTGCTCCAGGGCGCCAGCTCCGCGCCCGACCACGGCCGGCTCCGCCCGTGGCGCTGGGTCCTGCTGCGCGGTGCGGACTCCGACCTGCTCGGGGACTGCCTGGCCGAGGAGTCCGGCGCCGACGCGGCCCAGGCCGAGCAGCTGCGGGCCAAGCTCCGCCGGGCCCCTCTGGTCGCCGCGCTCGTCTTCTCCCCGCGCGGCGAGCGCATCCCCGAGTGGGAGCAGATCGCGGCGGCCTCCTGCATGTCGTACTCCCTGATGCTGCTGCTCCACGCCCGTGGCTACGGGAGCATCTGGCGCACCGGCCGGCTGGTCCGCAGCGAGGCCGCCGCCGAACTGCTGGGGCTGGGCGCCGGGGAGAAGCTGCTCGGCTCGCTGGACATCGGTACGGCGCTCCCCTCGACCGTCCGCAACCGGCGTCCGCCGGAGGAGGTCTCCACCCGCGTCACCCGCTTCTCCGACCTCCACACCCCCCGGGTCGCGGCGACGGCCGGCAGCCGCAGCGCGGCCTAG
- the ddaH gene encoding dimethylargininase, whose protein sequence is MTAHLGTTPPERRTWRRRHYLMCRPDHFDVVYSINPWMDPKKPVDTSLAVLQWEQLRDLYLSLGHTVDLIPPLPGLPDMVYAANGATVVDGRVLGADFRNHQRRPEGPAYLAWFRENGFTELREPLHVNEGEGDFLVTDSFVLAGYGFRSDARSHLEAQSFFGRPVISLELVDPRYYHLDTALAVLDGDEIMYHPQAFAPASREVLGRLFPDALEVSAADAAVFSLNAVSDGLNVVIPEAAGDLPVHLRERGFRPIGMDMTELLKGGGSVKCCTLEIRH, encoded by the coding sequence ATGACCGCGCACCTCGGAACCACCCCTCCTGAGCGACGCACCTGGCGCCGACGCCACTACCTCATGTGCCGGCCCGACCACTTCGACGTCGTCTACTCCATCAACCCGTGGATGGACCCGAAGAAGCCCGTCGACACCTCCCTGGCCGTCCTCCAGTGGGAGCAGCTGCGCGACCTCTACCTGTCGCTGGGCCACACCGTCGACCTGATCCCCCCGCTGCCGGGCCTGCCCGACATGGTGTACGCGGCCAACGGCGCCACCGTGGTCGACGGCCGGGTGCTCGGCGCCGACTTCCGCAACCACCAGCGGCGGCCCGAGGGCCCGGCGTACCTCGCCTGGTTCCGGGAGAACGGCTTCACCGAGCTGCGCGAACCGCTCCATGTCAACGAGGGCGAGGGGGACTTCCTCGTCACCGACAGCTTCGTCCTGGCGGGGTACGGCTTCCGCAGCGACGCCCGCAGCCACCTGGAGGCGCAGTCCTTCTTCGGCCGCCCGGTGATCAGCCTGGAGCTGGTCGACCCCCGCTACTACCACCTGGACACGGCGCTTGCGGTCCTGGACGGCGACGAGATCATGTACCACCCGCAGGCGTTCGCCCCGGCCTCCCGCGAGGTGCTCGGCCGGCTCTTCCCCGACGCCCTGGAGGTGTCGGCCGCCGACGCCGCGGTCTTCTCCCTGAACGCGGTCTCCGACGGACTCAACGTGGTGATACCCGAGGCCGCCGGAGACCTCCCGGTCCACCTGCGCGAACGCGGCTTCCGGCCGATCGGCATGGATATGACCGAACTGCTCAAGGGCGGCGGCAGCGTGAAGTGCTGCACCCTCGAAATCAGGCACTGA
- a CDS encoding VOC family protein, with protein MILGIDHIGLATAEPDRTGAQLSALGLHRTDEGTADAYRVACSFWSLPGDPAGAAVELVSPTGPGSAVEGRLRGPGPGFYHLALTVDDLAEETARLRASGFLVLDAEPCRGARPGMRVVFVYAPEPADLLVELVHYAPAPAR; from the coding sequence GTGATCCTCGGCATCGACCACATCGGACTCGCCACAGCGGAACCGGACCGTACGGGCGCCCAGCTCTCCGCCCTCGGCCTGCACCGGACCGACGAAGGCACCGCCGACGCCTACCGGGTGGCCTGCTCCTTCTGGAGCCTGCCCGGCGACCCGGCGGGCGCCGCCGTCGAACTGGTCTCCCCGACGGGTCCCGGCTCGGCGGTCGAGGGCCGGCTGCGGGGCCCCGGCCCCGGCTTCTACCACCTGGCCCTCACCGTGGACGACCTGGCGGAGGAGACGGCCCGGCTGCGCGCCTCCGGCTTCCTCGTCCTGGACGCGGAGCCGTGCCGGGGCGCCCGGCCCGGCATGCGGGTGGTGTTCGTGTACGCCCCCGAACCCGCCGACCTGCTGGTCGAACTGGTCCACTACGCGCCCGCCCCGGCCCGCTGA
- a CDS encoding acyl carrier protein: MSDVITTLRPLVARVAQRTPDDLTADTRFAGLGSWGSLAAMRLLAAVEQSYGVQLDLRSYMKLETVGELADEIGRRLAALPAHAR, translated from the coding sequence ATGTCTGACGTCATCACCACCCTGCGGCCCCTGGTCGCCCGCGTGGCGCAGCGCACCCCCGACGACCTCACCGCCGACACCCGCTTCGCCGGCCTCGGCAGCTGGGGCAGCCTCGCCGCCATGCGGCTGCTGGCCGCCGTGGAGCAGAGCTACGGCGTACAACTCGACCTGCGTTCGTACATGAAGCTGGAGACCGTGGGGGAGCTGGCCGACGAGATCGGCCGCCGCCTGGCCGCCCTCCCGGCCCATGCGCGCTGA
- a CDS encoding HAD-IIIC family phosphatase yields the protein MSGPLHPPGDDLLARVRALRESPDATDPALARALGATDDALLLVEAGRLLQGVPAGRLTAAPAGRPATLRVAIAATFTADDVLPLLRATLLAAGVDAELHLCPYDQLGVELSDPGSALAAFAPQATLCLLDAGALLPQDWDAAAPEKAGGAARDRAGELAAMAAEFAGRTGSAVLLHTVPLPRPDRRSVISFRGAASLGRAWREANTVLLAAGESQEGLYTLDLEALLADVPGPVRDERRYRFGRMAWTPQVELAYAREAAHFCRAVTGRGRKVLVLDLDDTLWGGVLGDDGPAGIELGTLYPGDCYTDLQRRALALRRQGVLLAVCSKNEQSLVDDVLATHPDMILRPDDFVAVAADWQRKDLRIAALADELNLGLDAFVFADDSPFECGMVRESLPQVDTVHLAGDPADHASRLLDGARFVQLGSTATDSERTELYRGRRRRHRLSTAHASAEDYLRALDLSVTVGPATPYTLPRLAQLELRTNQFNMAGRSHGEAVTRRLAESDEHLVLSVEVADRFGAEGVVGGVWLDRGPDRWVVRNLVLSCRVLSRGVEQAVLQYVADRARSGGATFLDALFTPTARNAPAAALYPSAGFTPAEDPAGSTPAQDPPGEETPARHRARLDSLPPLTPDWITLVPKEALDHV from the coding sequence ATGAGCGGCCCGCTCCACCCGCCCGGCGACGACCTGCTCGCCCGGGTCCGGGCCCTGCGCGAGTCGCCCGACGCCACCGACCCCGCCCTGGCACGGGCGCTCGGCGCGACCGACGACGCCCTCCTCCTGGTGGAGGCGGGGCGGCTGCTCCAGGGCGTCCCGGCCGGCCGGCTCACCGCCGCCCCGGCCGGCCGCCCCGCCACCCTGCGGGTGGCGATCGCCGCCACGTTCACCGCCGACGACGTCCTGCCGCTCCTGCGCGCGACGCTGCTGGCCGCGGGCGTCGACGCCGAGCTGCACCTGTGCCCCTACGACCAGCTGGGCGTGGAACTGAGCGATCCGGGCTCCGCCCTGGCCGCGTTCGCCCCGCAGGCCACCCTCTGCCTGCTGGACGCCGGGGCGCTCCTCCCGCAGGACTGGGACGCGGCCGCCCCGGAGAAGGCGGGCGGGGCGGCACGGGACCGGGCCGGTGAACTCGCCGCCATGGCAGCGGAGTTCGCCGGGCGTACCGGGTCCGCTGTCCTGCTGCACACCGTGCCGCTGCCCCGCCCGGACCGCAGGAGCGTGATCAGCTTCCGGGGGGCGGCGAGCCTCGGCCGCGCCTGGCGCGAGGCCAACACGGTGCTCCTCGCGGCGGGGGAGAGCCAGGAGGGCCTCTACACCCTGGACCTGGAGGCGCTGCTCGCCGATGTCCCGGGGCCGGTGCGCGACGAACGCCGGTACCGGTTCGGCCGGATGGCCTGGACCCCGCAGGTGGAGCTGGCCTACGCCCGGGAGGCGGCGCACTTCTGCCGCGCGGTGACCGGGCGCGGCCGCAAGGTCCTCGTCCTGGACCTGGACGACACCCTGTGGGGCGGGGTCCTGGGCGACGACGGCCCCGCGGGCATCGAACTCGGCACCCTCTACCCGGGGGACTGCTACACCGACCTCCAGCGCCGGGCCCTGGCCCTGCGCCGCCAGGGCGTGCTCCTCGCGGTGTGCAGCAAGAACGAACAGTCCCTGGTGGACGACGTGCTGGCCACCCACCCGGACATGATCCTGCGGCCGGACGACTTCGTCGCGGTGGCCGCCGACTGGCAGCGCAAGGACCTGCGCATCGCCGCCCTGGCGGACGAACTCAACCTGGGACTCGACGCGTTCGTCTTCGCCGACGACAGCCCCTTCGAGTGCGGCATGGTACGTGAGTCGCTGCCCCAGGTCGACACCGTCCACCTCGCCGGCGACCCGGCGGACCACGCGTCCCGGCTCCTCGACGGCGCCCGCTTCGTCCAACTGGGCTCCACCGCGACCGACTCCGAGCGCACCGAGCTCTACCGGGGCAGGCGCAGGCGCCACCGCCTCTCCACCGCCCACGCCAGTGCCGAGGACTACCTCAGGGCCCTGGACCTCAGCGTCACGGTCGGGCCCGCCACCCCCTACACCCTGCCGCGCCTGGCCCAACTGGAGCTGCGCACCAACCAGTTCAACATGGCCGGGCGCAGCCACGGTGAGGCCGTCACCCGGCGGCTGGCCGAGTCGGACGAGCACCTGGTCCTCTCGGTGGAGGTCGCCGACAGGTTCGGCGCCGAAGGCGTGGTGGGCGGCGTCTGGCTGGACCGGGGGCCCGACCGCTGGGTGGTGCGCAACCTGGTGCTCAGCTGCCGGGTGCTCTCCCGGGGCGTGGAACAGGCGGTGCTCCAGTACGTCGCCGACCGGGCCCGCTCCGGCGGCGCCACGTTCCTGGACGCGCTCTTCACCCCGACCGCGCGCAACGCGCCCGCGGCGGCCCTCTACCCCTCCGCCGGGTTCACCCCGGCCGAGGACCCCGCCGGTTCCACGCCGGCACAGGACCCCCCCGGGGAGGAGACACCGGCCCGCCACCGTGCGCGACTCGACAGCCTCCCGCCCCTCACCCCCGACTGGATCACCCTTGTCCCCAAGGAGGCACTGGACCATGTCTGA
- a CDS encoding ketoacyl-ACP synthase III family protein, protein MKWSGIYVNACGAVLGRGEDVSAAVAEGRYDEGEAAADGFLSISVIDDGPAVDLAVKAADLTMGRSTVAPGDIELVVHSSCNSQGLDHFAPASYVQGRTVGGRAAAVEVKQYSNGGLAALEIAAAYLHARSDRSAALLTTSDVFALPSFDRYRSDKGVVFGDGGTGLVLSRTGGVARLLSTAVISDGTYGAVYLGNKPFEEEPRPADEPVDLRSRRDEYLLENGELLLKIVQSLTERQQESVSVALADAGLTAPDIDRWVLTNVGRTLDDVDFRAMFGITDANTTWEWGRRVGHVGAADQIAGLAHLLETGEVGPGDRVALCGIGMGFTYACAVVEILERPQWSADGS, encoded by the coding sequence ATGAAGTGGAGCGGAATCTACGTCAACGCTTGCGGGGCCGTCCTGGGCCGCGGCGAGGATGTCTCGGCCGCAGTGGCCGAAGGGCGGTACGACGAGGGTGAGGCGGCCGCCGACGGCTTCCTCTCCATCAGCGTCATCGACGACGGCCCGGCCGTCGACCTGGCGGTCAAGGCCGCCGACCTGACCATGGGCCGCTCCACGGTGGCGCCCGGGGACATCGAACTCGTCGTGCACTCCAGCTGCAACAGCCAGGGCCTCGACCACTTCGCCCCGGCCTCCTACGTCCAGGGCCGCACCGTGGGCGGGCGGGCCGCCGCGGTGGAGGTGAAGCAGTATTCCAACGGCGGCCTGGCCGCCCTGGAGATCGCCGCCGCCTATCTGCACGCCCGCTCGGACCGGTCGGCGGCGCTGCTCACCACCAGCGACGTCTTCGCCCTGCCCTCCTTCGACCGCTACCGCTCCGACAAGGGCGTGGTCTTCGGCGACGGAGGCACCGGGCTGGTCCTCTCGCGGACCGGCGGTGTCGCCCGGCTGCTCTCCACCGCCGTGATCAGCGACGGCACCTACGGGGCTGTCTACCTCGGCAACAAGCCCTTCGAGGAGGAGCCCCGGCCCGCGGACGAACCCGTCGACCTGCGCTCCCGCCGGGACGAGTACCTGCTGGAGAACGGCGAACTCCTCCTGAAGATCGTGCAGTCGCTCACCGAGCGGCAGCAGGAGAGCGTCAGCGTGGCCCTCGCGGACGCCGGGCTCACCGCCCCCGACATCGACCGCTGGGTCCTCACCAACGTCGGCCGGACCCTCGACGACGTCGACTTCCGGGCGATGTTCGGCATCACCGACGCCAACACGACCTGGGAGTGGGGCCGCAGGGTCGGACACGTCGGCGCGGCCGACCAGATCGCCGGCCTCGCCCATCTGCTGGAGACCGGCGAGGTGGGCCCCGGGGACCGGGTCGCCCTGTGCGGCATCGGCATGGGCTTCACCTACGCCTGCGCCGTCGTCGAGATCCTCGAACGCCCCCAGTGGTCGGCCGACGGGTCATGA
- a CDS encoding aspartyl/asparaginyl beta-hydroxylase domain-containing protein, whose translation MRSHRIAAIELDEARLAADLAASGDFVYNDSYADFVSTGMLRSTMLWNQTGSLRETSLGDYDGSAVPTPHGDAMPYVRELVGGLFRTEYLKYARFMRLAPGSVYVPHRDFLELKADMLRIHLPLQTDDSVFASEESTVFRMRRGELWFLDASRTHSVGSFSDHDRVHVICDFSAESLSDVLAFGTPEEPAIPVGNVADRPPLDERGRSALLGLAGVLDARNYQEIQTLLIKQHFLSDISGDDVFTLLKEIAAASGSSELLTRATAHEEYCMVRR comes from the coding sequence ATGCGCTCCCACCGCATAGCCGCGATCGAACTGGACGAGGCGCGTCTGGCGGCCGACCTCGCCGCCTCCGGCGACTTCGTCTACAACGACTCCTACGCGGACTTCGTCTCCACCGGGATGCTCCGCAGCACCATGCTGTGGAACCAGACCGGCAGCCTCCGGGAGACCTCGCTCGGCGACTACGACGGGTCGGCCGTCCCCACGCCCCACGGCGACGCCATGCCCTACGTCCGCGAGCTGGTCGGCGGCCTCTTCCGCACCGAGTACCTGAAGTACGCCCGGTTCATGCGGCTCGCCCCCGGCAGCGTCTACGTACCGCACCGGGACTTCCTGGAGCTCAAGGCGGACATGCTCCGCATCCACCTGCCGTTGCAGACCGACGACAGCGTCTTCGCCTCCGAGGAGTCCACCGTCTTCCGGATGCGCCGGGGCGAGCTGTGGTTCCTCGACGCCAGCAGGACCCACTCGGTCGGCTCCTTCTCCGACCACGACCGGGTCCACGTCATCTGCGACTTCAGCGCGGAGAGCCTGAGCGACGTCCTCGCCTTCGGCACCCCCGAGGAGCCGGCGATCCCGGTCGGCAACGTCGCCGACCGGCCGCCGCTGGACGAGCGGGGCCGCAGCGCCCTGCTCGGCCTGGCCGGGGTACTCGACGCCCGCAACTACCAGGAGATCCAGACCCTGTTGATCAAACAGCACTTCCTCAGCGACATCTCCGGGGACGACGTCTTCACCCTGCTGAAGGAGATCGCCGCCGCCAGCGGAAGCAGCGAACTGCTGACCCGGGCCACCGCCCACGAGGAGTACTGCATGGTGCGCCGGTGA
- a CDS encoding DUF6202 family protein, producing MTATVLTDDARSALDELVDREIEAAGLGRADNRFFAFARGFETEDFRGPLAVAHQWRAMTKAFMFTTLSGLGASARVIHAQENPSLDVLAAFQTVFRVIGDDLDNLAPVFGAVAPKGPSGAHYVWWEDSVIAPVERHVDAAGREEAARLPEGVRLLIENMERFALEPLGAAVQLRVVETIALDIAVAFRRVYGKLQADGSPLFPDAADLAWIDSHIKAETMHAAQVSDEETGMTTIVTTEEEARTFAEMTTEYSASWARALNDFADSLGLPAATAVRAA from the coding sequence GTGACTGCAACAGTTCTGACCGACGACGCCCGCAGCGCACTCGACGAGCTGGTCGACCGCGAAATCGAGGCGGCCGGTCTCGGCCGCGCCGACAACCGGTTCTTCGCCTTCGCCCGGGGCTTCGAGACCGAGGACTTCCGGGGCCCGCTCGCCGTGGCCCACCAGTGGCGGGCGATGACCAAGGCGTTCATGTTCACCACCCTCTCGGGGCTCGGCGCCTCCGCCCGGGTCATCCACGCCCAGGAGAACCCGTCCCTCGACGTCCTGGCCGCCTTCCAGACGGTCTTCCGGGTCATCGGCGACGACCTGGACAACCTCGCCCCGGTCTTCGGGGCCGTCGCCCCCAAGGGCCCCTCGGGCGCCCACTACGTGTGGTGGGAGGACTCCGTCATCGCCCCCGTGGAGCGGCACGTGGACGCCGCCGGCCGCGAGGAGGCCGCCCGGCTCCCCGAGGGCGTACGGCTCCTGATCGAGAACATGGAGCGCTTCGCCCTGGAGCCGCTCGGCGCCGCCGTCCAGCTGCGGGTCGTCGAGACCATCGCCCTCGACATCGCCGTCGCCTTCCGCCGCGTCTACGGCAAGCTCCAGGCCGACGGGTCCCCGCTCTTCCCCGACGCCGCCGACCTGGCCTGGATCGACTCGCACATCAAGGCCGAGACGATGCACGCCGCCCAGGTCAGCGACGAGGAGACGGGCATGACCACCATCGTCACCACCGAGGAGGAGGCGCGGACCTTCGCGGAGATGACGACCGAATACTCCGCGAGCTGGGCCAGGGCCCTGAACGACTTCGCGGACTCCCTCGGCCTCCCCGCCGCCACGGCCGTCCGGGCGGCGTGA